The proteins below are encoded in one region of Flavobacterium sp. IMCC34852:
- a CDS encoding NAD-dependent epimerase/dehydratase family protein — MILVTGGTGLVGSHLLLQLAESEAKIRAIYRNQKNIDKTKSLFRLYQKEALFNKIEWVEADIIDIPSLEIAFQNIECVYHCAALISYDPKDEDRLRKTNIEGTANIVNFCLAYNIKKLCHVSSIAALGDLKPHEKQITEETEWNPEAPHSDYAISKYGAEMEIWRGQQEGLQVVIVNPGVIFGTGFWGQGSSVFFSAVKKGFPFYTKGSTGYVGVTDVVKIMIALMQSNISGERFSIIAENLTFKEVIYTIAEKLKAKKPKTEAKPWMLAIAWRLDWFVATVFRTKRQLSKYSVNAILSDDIISNDKIKNALNFEFQSIDSVVQEVTDFR, encoded by the coding sequence ATGATTTTAGTCACAGGCGGAACAGGTTTAGTTGGCTCACATTTGCTGCTGCAATTAGCAGAAAGTGAAGCAAAAATTCGTGCCATTTATCGAAATCAAAAAAACATTGACAAAACCAAATCGCTTTTCCGACTGTACCAAAAAGAAGCTTTATTCAATAAAATCGAATGGGTTGAAGCCGATATCATCGACATTCCGTCCTTAGAAATTGCCTTTCAAAATATAGAGTGCGTTTACCACTGCGCCGCTTTGATTTCGTACGACCCTAAAGACGAAGACCGCCTACGAAAAACCAACATCGAAGGCACGGCTAACATTGTTAATTTTTGTTTGGCTTATAACATCAAAAAACTTTGTCATGTGAGTTCGATTGCCGCTTTGGGCGACTTAAAACCTCACGAAAAACAAATCACCGAAGAAACAGAATGGAATCCCGAAGCGCCACACAGCGATTACGCCATCTCAAAATACGGTGCCGAAATGGAAATTTGGCGCGGGCAACAAGAAGGTTTGCAAGTCGTTATTGTCAATCCGGGCGTGATTTTCGGAACAGGCTTTTGGGGACAAGGAAGCAGTGTTTTCTTTTCTGCTGTTAAAAAAGGATTCCCGTTTTACACCAAGGGTTCCACCGGCTACGTTGGCGTTACCGATGTTGTGAAAATCATGATTGCTTTAATGCAAAGCAATATTTCAGGCGAAAGATTCTCCATCATTGCCGAAAACCTGACTTTCAAAGAGGTAATTTATACCATAGCCGAAAAACTAAAGGCCAAAAAACCAAAAACAGAAGCCAAACCTTGGATGCTGGCCATAGCCTGGCGTTTGGATTGGTTCGTCGCGACGGTTTTCAGAACCAAAAGACAACTGTCTAAATATAGTGTTAACGCCATATTATCTGATGATATTATCTCCAATGACAAAATAAAAAATGCTCTGAATTTTGAGTTTCAAAGCATTGATTCGGTGGTTCAGGAAGTAACCGATTTCCGTTAA